One part of the Bombus terrestris chromosome 13, iyBomTerr1.2, whole genome shotgun sequence genome encodes these proteins:
- the LOC100628631 gene encoding cGMP-dependent protein kinase, isozyme 2 forms cD5/T2 isoform X3 yields the protein MKVRSYPGRAVLEDPELLLDPDATRGRAMELLYEASWRECGVNWASNARSKPPSREDEYRQPYAEVISQLEGVLDGSRVDSSAREDYESRRSSSSSTTDSESSELNQTGNSQGGFLIPRPRLIVPVHTYARRRRTGAPPPARRRHIREEGKVEVSRDGKYLSTLAPGKVLGELAILYNCKRTATITAATDCQLWAIDRQCFQTIMMRTGLSRQAEYTDFLKSVPIFKNLPEETLIKISDVLEETFYNNGDYIIRQGARGDTFFIISKGQVRVTIKQPDTPEEKYIRTLSKGDFFGEKALQGDDLRTANIIADDPEGVSCLVIDRETFNQLISSLDEIRTRYKDELVERRRLNEEFRDLRLQDLRPLATLGVGGFGRVELVQIVGDSSRSFALKQMKKAQIVETRQQQHIMSEKRIMGEADCDFVVKLFKTFKDRKYLYMLMEACLGGELWTVLRDKGHFDDGTTRFYTACVVEAFDYLHSRNIIYRDLKPENLLLDSQGYVKLVDFGFAKRLDHGRKTWTFCGTPEYVAPEVILNKGHDISADYWSLGVLMFELLTGTPPFTGGDPMKTYNIILKGIDAIEFPRSITRNATALIKKLCRDNPAERLGYQKGGISEIQKHKWFDGFNWEGLRSRTLEPPIMPRVQSATDTTNFDEYPPDSDPSPPDDLSGWDNDF from the exons ATGAAAGTGAGAAGTTATCCTGGCAGAGCGGTGTTGGAGGACCCAGAGTTGCTGTTGGACCCTGACGCGACTCGAGGAAGGGCGATGGAGCTTCTTTACGAGGCCAGCTGGCGCGAGTGTGGCGTCAATTGGGCAAGTAACGCAAGAAGCAAACCTCCGTCGAGGGAGGACGAGTACAGACAACCTTATGCCGAGGTGATCTCCCAGCTGGAGGGTGTTCTGGATGGTAGCCGCGTTGACTCGTCGGCCAGGGAGGATTATGAGTCGAGGAGATCGAGTAGCAGCAGCACGACCGACAGTGAATCGAGCGAATTGAATCAAACAGGGAATAGTCAAGGTGGATTTCTCATACCCAGACCGAGGTTGATCGTACCGGTTCACACCTACGCCAGGAGGCGACGAACCGGCGCTCCTCCGCCGGCTAGGAGACGACATATACGCGAAG AGGGTAAAGTGGAAGTGTCTCGTGACGGCAAATACTTGAGCACTCTGGCACCGGGCAAGGTGCTCGGTGAGCTGGCAATTCTTTACAATTGTAAGAGGACAGCAACGATAACAGCGGCTACAGATTGCCAGCTATGGGCCATCGATCGACAATGCTTCCAAACGATTATGATGAGAACCGGCCTCTCGCGGCAGGCCGAGTACACGGATTTCTTAAAGAG CGTTCCTATCTTCAAGAATTTGCCCGAGGAGACTTTAATCAAAATTTCGGACGTATTGGAAGAG ACCTTTTACAACAATGGGGATTACATAATCAGACAAGGAGCAAGAGGAGACACGTTTTTCATAATAAGCAAAGGGCAAGTTCGCGTGACGATAAAGCAGCCCGATACTCCGGAAGAAAAGTACATCAGGACGTTGAGCAAAGGCGATTTCTTCGGCGAGAAAGCGCTTCAAGG AGACGACCTGAGAACGGCCAACATAATCGCTGACGATCCGGAAGGAGTGAGTTGCTTGGTGATAGACCGTGAAACGTTCAATCAGCTAATCTCGTCTCTGGACGAAATTCGTACGCGGTATAAAGACGAGCTCGTGGAACGTAGAAG GTTGAACGAGGAATTCAGAGATTTAAGGCTACAGGATCTTCGACCACTGGCTACTCTAGGCGTAGGCGGTTTCGGAAGAGTGGAGTTGGTTCAAATAGTCGGGGACAGCAGTAGATCGTTCGCTCTAAAACAGATGAAGAAAGCCCAGATCGTTGAAACACGACAACAGCAACATATTATGTCGGAGAAAAGAATTATGGGTGAAGCTGATTGCGACTTTGTCGTGAAGCTGTTCAAAACGTTCAAAGACAGGAAATATCTTTATATGCTGATGGAAGCTTGCCTTGGTGGCGAACTCTGGACTGTTCTAAGGGATAAAGGTCATTTTGACGACGGCACGACACGATTTTACACCGCTTGTGTCGTCGAAGCTTTCGATTATCTTCACTCTAGGAACATTATATACAGAGATCTCAAACCGGAGAATCTTTTGCTTGATAGTCAAGG ATACGTAAAACTGGTTGACTTTGGTTTTGCCAAGCGTTTGGATCACGGGAGAAAAACGTGGACTTTCTGTGGTACACCCGAGTATGTTGCACCGGAAGTTATTTTAAATAAGGGACACGATATCAGTGCCGATTACTGGTCCCTTGGTGTACTGATGTTTGAACTTCTCACGGGTACACCGCCATTCACTGGAGGCGATCCAATgaaaacttataacattattttaaaaGGAATCGACGCTATAGAATTTCCTAGATCGATCACACGAAATGCAACTGCGTTGATTAAAAAGCTGTGCAG ggATAATCCTGCAGAGCGTCTTGGATACCAAAAAGGTGGCATTAGCGAAATACAAAAACATAA ATGGTTCGATGGGTTTAACTGGGAAGGCCTCAGATCGAGAACTCTTGAACCTCCAATCATGCCACGAGTTCAAAGTGCCACCGATACAACGAACTTTGACGAGTATCCTCCGGATTCAGATCCCTCTCCTCCTGATGATTTATCCGGCTGGGATAATgatttttaa